In one window of Opitutus sp. GAS368 DNA:
- the rplX gene encoding 50S ribosomal protein L24: MSQKFHIKKNDVVVVIAGAHKGKSGKILEIRSAKNRAVVEGVAMIKRHLKKSQENPQGKIAEREGTIHVSNLMLQSRFDASKRKKTAAPAAKA; the protein is encoded by the coding sequence ATGTCCCAGAAATTCCACATCAAGAAGAACGACGTCGTCGTGGTCATTGCCGGCGCCCACAAGGGCAAGTCCGGCAAGATCCTCGAGATCCGCTCGGCCAAGAACCGCGCGGTCGTCGAGGGCGTGGCCATGATCAAGCGCCACCTCAAGAAGTCCCAGGAAAACCCGCAGGGCAAGATCGCCGAGCGCGAGGGCACGATCCACGTGTCGAACCTCATGCTCCAGTCGCGCTTCGACGCCTCGAAGCGCAAGAAGACCGCCGCCCCGGCGGCCAAGGCCTGA
- the rplN gene encoding 50S ribosomal protein L14 has protein sequence MIQMRSILDIADNTGARRASMIGKIGHPSRYAHVGDIITINIKESSTDATVKKGEVVKAVIVRTRAPLRRADGSYLRFDSNAVVIIGEDGNPKGTRIFGPVARELRGKNYAKIISLAPEVL, from the coding sequence ATGATCCAGATGCGTTCCATCCTCGATATTGCCGACAACACCGGCGCGCGCCGCGCGTCGATGATCGGCAAGATCGGGCATCCCTCCCGCTACGCCCACGTCGGTGACATCATCACCATCAACATCAAGGAGAGCAGCACCGACGCCACCGTGAAGAAGGGCGAGGTCGTCAAGGCCGTGATTGTCCGCACCCGCGCCCCGCTGCGTCGCGCCGACGGCAGCTACCTCCGTTTCGATTCCAACGCCGTCGTCATCATCGGCGAGGACGGCAACCCGAAGGGCACCCGCATCTTCGGGCCCGTCGCCCGCGAGCTCCGCGGCAAGAACTACGCGAAGATCATCTCCCTCGCGCCGGAGGTCCTCTAA
- the rpsQ gene encoding 30S ribosomal protein S17 — protein MSTHERHNRRKTLIGFVSSKMGDKSVKVTVPYKTPHPLYHKVINRKTVLHVHDEKNEAKIGDKIEVTETRPLSRLKRWRVIRVVEAAVGLDIVAVSEKDVAEAVPTKTTKANVTAAKA, from the coding sequence ATGTCCACTCACGAACGCCACAACCGCCGCAAGACCCTCATCGGTTTCGTCAGCTCCAAGATGGGCGACAAGTCCGTCAAGGTCACCGTCCCCTACAAGACGCCGCACCCGCTTTACCACAAGGTCATCAACCGCAAGACCGTCCTCCACGTCCACGACGAGAAGAACGAGGCCAAGATCGGTGACAAGATCGAGGTCACGGAGACCCGCCCGCTCAGCCGCCTGAAGCGCTGGCGCGTCATCCGCGTCGTCGAGGCCGCCGTCGGCCTGGACATCGTCGCCGTGTCCGAGAAGGACGTTGCCGAGGCCGTCCCGACCAAGACCACCAAGGCCAACGTCACGGCCGCCAAGGCCTAA
- the rpmC gene encoding 50S ribosomal protein L29 produces MTSKEIHDLAPSELTTKLRETREALLQLRLRKNSGQVEKPHLLRTYRKDIARLLTALAAKKTAKAKAA; encoded by the coding sequence ATGACTTCCAAAGAAATCCACGACCTCGCGCCCAGCGAGCTCACCACCAAGCTCCGCGAGACCCGCGAGGCCCTCCTCCAGCTCCGCCTGCGCAAGAACTCCGGCCAGGTCGAGAAGCCGCACCTCCTGCGCACCTATCGCAAGGACATCGCCCGTCTCCTGACGGCCCTCGCGGCCAAGAAAACCGCCAAGGCCAAGGCCGCCTGA
- the rplP gene encoding 50S ribosomal protein L16: protein MPALSPARTKYRKSMKGSRAGNAKRGNTLAFGEFGLQSLSRGPMTGQQIEAARVCIARHLKRKGKLWIRIFPHKPVTKKPAEVRMGQGKGPVEFYVAVIKPGAVLFELAGVPATIAKEAFRLADAKLPFRCRFIVREGAVV from the coding sequence ATGCCTGCTCTATCTCCCGCCCGCACCAAATACCGCAAGTCGATGAAAGGCTCCCGCGCTGGCAATGCCAAGCGCGGCAACACGCTCGCCTTCGGCGAATTCGGCCTGCAGTCCCTGTCCCGCGGCCCCATGACCGGCCAGCAGATCGAGGCTGCCCGCGTCTGCATCGCCCGGCATCTCAAGCGCAAGGGCAAGCTCTGGATCCGCATCTTCCCGCACAAGCCGGTGACCAAGAAGCCCGCCGAGGTGCGCATGGGCCAGGGCAAGGGCCCGGTCGAGTTCTACGTCGCCGTCATCAAACCCGGCGCCGTGCTCTTCGAGCTCGCCGGCGTGCCCGCCACCATCGCCAAGGAGGCCTTCCGCCTCGCCGACGCCAAACTGCCTTTCCGCTGCCGCTTCATCGTTCGCGAGGGCGCCGTCGTCTGA
- the rpsC gene encoding 30S ribosomal protein S3 — protein sequence MGQKTNPTGFRLAVRRNWQSRWFARKKDFAKLLHEDQIIRSTLMEKLKQASVPRIFIERAGNRVRVKIFTARPGIVIGKKGQEVENMKVQLGKLTGKEVLLDIQEVKKPEIEAQLVAENVALQLERRIAFRRAIKKSIQIAMSLGIDGIKIQCSGRLGGADIARREWQRQGRIPLHTLRENIDYGFAEAQTVWGKIGVKCWICKKDEAN from the coding sequence ATGGGACAAAAGACCAACCCTACAGGCTTCCGCCTCGCCGTCCGCCGCAACTGGCAGTCGCGCTGGTTCGCGCGCAAGAAGGATTTCGCCAAGCTCCTCCACGAGGACCAGATCATCCGCTCCACGCTGATGGAGAAGCTCAAGCAGGCCTCCGTGCCGCGCATCTTCATTGAGCGCGCCGGCAACCGCGTCCGCGTCAAGATCTTCACCGCCCGCCCCGGCATCGTCATCGGCAAGAAGGGCCAGGAGGTCGAGAACATGAAGGTCCAGCTCGGCAAGCTCACCGGCAAGGAGGTCCTCCTCGACATCCAGGAAGTGAAGAAGCCCGAGATCGAGGCCCAGCTCGTCGCCGAGAACGTCGCGCTCCAGCTCGAGCGCCGCATCGCCTTCCGCCGCGCCATCAAGAAGTCCATCCAGATCGCGATGTCGCTCGGCATCGACGGCATCAAGATCCAGTGCTCGGGCCGCCTCGGCGGCGCCGACATCGCCCGCCGCGAGTGGCAGCGCCAGGGCCGCATCCCGCTGCACACGCTGCGCGAGAACATCGATTACGGCTTCGCCGAGGCCCAGACCGTCTGGGGCAAGATCGGTGTCAAATGCTGGATCTGCAAAAAAGACGAAGCCAACTAA
- the rplV gene encoding 50S ribosomal protein L22, with amino-acid sequence MEIQALTRNARMSPKKVREVARLIQGRTVNEAIDFLTLVPRKSARLLVKTLKSAVANAENNNSITADQLTVHRALIENGPVLKRFKAGAKGSAKPRVKRMSHLRIILSDGKTN; translated from the coding sequence ATGGAAATTCAAGCTCTCACCCGCAACGCGCGCATGTCGCCCAAGAAGGTCCGCGAGGTCGCGCGCCTCATCCAGGGCCGCACCGTCAACGAGGCCATCGACTTCCTCACGCTCGTGCCGCGCAAGTCCGCCCGCCTCCTCGTCAAGACGCTCAAGAGCGCCGTGGCGAACGCCGAGAACAACAACAGCATCACCGCCGACCAGCTCACCGTGCACCGCGCCCTCATCGAGAACGGCCCCGTGCTCAAGCGCTTCAAGGCCGGCGCCAAGGGCTCGGCCAAGCCGCGCGTCAAGCGCATGTCGCACCTCCGCATCATCCTCTCCGACGGCAAAACCAACTAA
- the rpsS gene encoding 30S ribosomal protein S19: MARSIKKGFFVDYHLLEKIQKAAKAGGARKPIQTWSRRSTITPEFVGHTISVHNGKAHIAVYVTENMVGHKLGEFAPTRIFKAHGGMTRKEI; this comes from the coding sequence ATGGCACGTTCCATCAAGAAAGGTTTCTTTGTCGACTACCACCTCCTGGAAAAAATCCAGAAGGCGGCCAAGGCCGGTGGCGCCCGCAAGCCCATCCAGACCTGGTCCCGTCGCTCCACCATCACGCCCGAATTCGTCGGCCACACCATCAGTGTGCACAACGGCAAGGCGCACATCGCGGTCTACGTCACGGAGAACATGGTCGGGCACAAGCTCGGCGAGTTCGCCCCGACCCGCATCTTCAAGGCGCACGGCGGCATGACCCGCAAGGAAATCTGA